The following coding sequences are from one Cercospora beticola chromosome 4, complete sequence window:
- the RPL31 gene encoding 60S ribosomal protein eL31 (BUSCO:EOG09265EOF) → MSSKTQTKKPAGKSGRSAIEDVVAREYTIHLHKRVHGVSFKKRAPRAIKEIRAFAEKAMGTSDVRLDPQLNKKVWESGIKGVPFRLRVRISRKRNDEEGAKEKLYSYVQAVNVKNPKGLLTAVVEDQQ, encoded by the exons ATGTCTTCCAAGACCCAGACCAAGAAGCCCGCGGGCAAGAGCGGCCGCTCCGCCATCGAGGATGTCGTCGCGCGCGAATACACCATCCACCTCCACAAGAGA GTCCACGGCGTCAGCTTCAAGAAGAGAGCTCCTCGTGCTATCAAGGAGATCCGCGCTTTCGCTGAGAAGGCTATG GGTACCTCCGACGTCCGCCTCGACCCTCAGTTGAACAAGAAGGTCTGGGAGTCCGGCATCAAGGGCGTCCCTTTCCGCCTCCGTGTCCGCATCAGCCGTAAGCGTAACGACGAGGAGGGCGCCAAGGAGAAGCTCTACTCCTACGTCCAGGCCGTCAACGTCAAGAACCCCAAGGGTCTCCTGACCGCCGTCGTTGAGGACCAGCAATAG